TGGGGCCTGGACGCTTCAATTTGGTGCCTTCGAGATGGAAACTCTCGCGCAGCAGATGGCTATAAAAGTCCGAAAAGAGGGTTTTCGCGTATGGATAGTTCCCAAAGCGAATGATGAAACGACTATGTTTTATATTTTCGGCGGGGAATTTGCTACGAAAGGGGAAGCAGCGGCGCAAGCCGATGCTCTTGCGCGCGAATTTGAATGTAGGGTAGTTGAAATGCCCGAATAGGATTTAATTGAGGATATCTATGAAAAAAATTCTTTTATGCGCCTTAGCTTTAGTTATCACCTCTTTTGCAGTTTACGATAATGCAGGGACTTCAGGGATGACATTTTTAAAAATTGATTTTTCGCCTAAGGCTTCAGCCCTAGG
The bacterium DNA segment above includes these coding regions:
- a CDS encoding SPOR domain-containing protein — its product is VEIVSKMDYLSRFVELTLPGSNEEQVAEKPTEEVAGAWTLQFGAFEMETLAQQMAIKVRKEGFRVWIVPKANDETTMFYIFGGEFATKGEAAAQADALAREFECRVVEMPE